Proteins encoded by one window of Pseudomonas sp. PSKL.D1:
- a CDS encoding metal ABC transporter substrate-binding protein, producing MLRSALALLMACAFPLLALADTGKPLRIGITLHPYYSYVTNIVGDKAEVVPLIPAGFNPHAYEPRAEDIKRIGTLDVIVLNGVGHDDFADRMIAASEKPGIATIEANQNVPLLAATGIAARGAGKVVNPHTFLSISTTIAQVNNIARELGKLDPDNAKLYTQNARAYAKKLRALRAEALAKVTEAPSATFRVATIHAAYDYLVRDFGLEVTAVVEPAHGIEPSPAQLKKTIDQLKALDVKVIFSEMDFPSAYVETIQRESGVRLYPLTHISYGEYTKEKYEVEMKRNLDTVVRAIQENRA from the coding sequence ATGTTGCGTTCCGCCCTCGCCCTGCTGATGGCCTGCGCCTTCCCGCTGCTGGCCCTGGCCGACACCGGTAAGCCCCTGCGCATCGGCATCACCCTGCACCCTTACTACAGCTATGTGACCAACATCGTCGGCGACAAAGCCGAGGTGGTGCCACTGATTCCCGCAGGCTTCAACCCGCATGCCTACGAGCCGCGCGCCGAAGACATCAAGCGCATCGGCACCCTCGACGTGATCGTGCTCAATGGCGTGGGCCATGACGACTTCGCCGACCGCATGATTGCGGCCAGCGAAAAACCCGGCATCGCCACCATTGAAGCCAACCAGAACGTGCCGCTGCTGGCCGCCACCGGCATCGCAGCACGCGGCGCCGGCAAGGTGGTGAACCCGCACACCTTCCTGTCAATCAGCACCACCATCGCCCAGGTCAACAACATTGCCCGCGAACTGGGCAAGCTCGACCCGGACAACGCCAAGCTCTACACCCAGAATGCCCGCGCCTACGCCAAGAAACTGCGCGCCCTGCGTGCCGAAGCCCTGGCAAAGGTCACCGAAGCCCCGAGCGCAACGTTCCGCGTGGCCACCATCCATGCCGCCTACGACTACCTGGTGCGCGACTTTGGCCTGGAAGTGACGGCAGTGGTAGAGCCGGCCCACGGCATCGAGCCAAGCCCGGCACAGCTGAAAAAGACCATCGACCAGCTCAAGGCGCTGGACGTGAAAGTGATTTTCTCGGAGATGGACTTCCCTTCCGCCTATGTCGAGACCATCCAGCGTGAGTCGGGTGTACGCCTGTACCCGCTGACGCACATTTCCTACGGCGAATACACCAAGGAAAAGTACGAAGTGGAGATGAAGCGCAACCTCGACACCGTGGTGCGCGCCATCCAGGAGAACCGCGCATGA
- a CDS encoding metal ABC transporter ATP-binding protein: MTAAANLTGASGPRIDFVGIDLTLGRTRILEQVSFNVAAGSVHAIVGPNGGGKSSLIKTLLGQMPHQGQLTLHWPGEREVIGYVPQALEFDRGLPMTVDDFMAAMCQRRPAFLGLSRRVQPAIDAALARVGMLDKRKRRMGALSGGERQRVLLAQGLIPEPQLLVLDEPMSALDEAGIQVFEQLLHSWRQAGTTVLWIEHDLQAVLRLADRVTGLSRQVLFDAPPAQALTPERLLSLFSVHPRSESLA; this comes from the coding sequence ATGACCGCTGCCGCCAACCTGACCGGCGCCAGTGGGCCACGCATCGACTTTGTCGGCATCGACCTGACCTTGGGGCGCACGCGCATCCTCGAACAGGTCAGCTTCAACGTCGCCGCCGGCAGCGTGCATGCCATCGTCGGCCCCAATGGCGGCGGCAAGAGCTCGCTGATCAAGACCCTGCTCGGGCAAATGCCGCACCAGGGCCAGTTGACCCTGCACTGGCCCGGCGAGCGCGAAGTGATCGGCTACGTGCCCCAGGCGCTGGAATTCGACCGCGGCCTGCCGATGACCGTGGACGACTTCATGGCCGCCATGTGCCAGCGGCGCCCGGCCTTCCTGGGCCTGTCGCGCAGGGTGCAACCGGCCATCGACGCGGCACTGGCCCGGGTCGGCATGCTCGACAAGCGCAAACGGCGCATGGGCGCGCTGTCCGGCGGTGAGCGCCAGCGGGTGTTGCTGGCCCAGGGGCTGATCCCCGAGCCGCAATTGCTGGTGCTCGATGAGCCGATGTCGGCCCTCGACGAAGCAGGCATACAGGTGTTCGAGCAACTGCTGCACAGCTGGCGCCAGGCCGGCACCACCGTGCTGTGGATTGAGCACGACCTGCAAGCCGTGCTGCGCCTGGCCGACCGCGTAACCGGCCTGAGCCGCCAGGTGCTGTTCGACGCCCCGCCCGCCCAGGCCCTGACGCCCGAGCGGCTGCTCAGCCTGTTCTCTGTCCACCCGCGCAGCGAGAGCCTCGCCTGA